CCCACTGTATTGCCCCTTTCCCCTGCACTTCCCCTGTCCCACTgtactgcccctgccccctgtcCCACTGTACTGGCCCTTCCCCCTGTACTGCCCCTGCCTCGCTGTACTGCCCCTGCCAGCTGTACTGCCACTGCCCCACTTTACTGCCCCTTCCCCCTGTACTGCCCTGCCCCATTGTACTGCCCCTGCCCCAACTTACTGCCCCTGTCCCACTGTATTTGCACTCCAGGCAACTGGAGGAGTTTCAGTCATTAGGAAGAAGTTTAATTCAGTGAGGAGGAGCTTCAGTCATTAGGAAGGAGTTTCAGTCAGTGAGGAGGAGCTTCAGTCATTAGGGAGGAGTTTCAGTCAACAGGGAGGAGTTTCAGTCATTAAGGAGGAGTTTCAGTCAATAGGGAGGAGTTTCAGTCATTAGGGAGGAGTTTCAGTCATTAAGGAGGAGTTTCAGTCAATAGGGAGGAGTTTCAGTCATTAGGGAGGAGTTTCAGTCAGTGAGGAGGAGCTTCAGTCATTAGGGAGGAGCTTCAGTCATTAAGGAGGAGTTTCAGTCAGTGGGGAGGAGTTTCAGTCACTAGGGAGGAGTTTCAGTCAATTGGGAGCAGTTTCAGTCAGTGGTGAGGGAATAGAGGTAAAATCCAAATTAAATAtaacagttttgtgtttttatttattcagaagtAAACATTTATCACTCCAGACACTAGTTACCTGCTGTCTGGGACAATGTGGAACCAGTATGAATCTtctcatgttctctctctttccttctctctttctgtctctctccttctccctttccctctctcattctctcattccctctccctctctctctatctcccctctctcagtctccctctctctctcccctctcattctctcactccttcatcctctccctccatctccctctctctctctctctttctctctccagcaTCACGTGAGTATGACGGCTGTGCGGACTCAGGAACAGGGAtctgtggccccgcccctgccagCCCCACCCACGCTAGCCGCTCcctccctggccccgcccccgcggaGCCCGTCCTgcttagccccgcccccgcctagCCCGTCCTgcttagccccgcccccgccgagcCCGTCCTGCTTAGCCTCGCCCCCACCGAGCCCGTCCTgcttagccccgcccccgccgagcCCGTCCTgcttagccccgcccccgccgagcCCGTCCCtcttagccccgcccccgccgagcCCGTCCCtcttagccccgcccccgccgagcCCGTCCCtcttagccccgcccccgccgagcCCGTCCCTCTTAGCCCCGCCCCGGAGGCTGCTGCATTTATGCTGGCCGCACAGGAAagcggcgggggaggggggggaggcggctCCGCGGGGGCGACTGCGGATTCGCTCCACCCCCGGAGGGTTCCTCATCCTGGGcgtgctggtggtgctggtgggcgCTGCCATGGCGACGGCGGGGTACTGGCCGCACCGCGCCCCCCGCGCGGCGGTGCTGGGTCAGGGCGTGGCAGGCGGGGTTCTTCCCGCGGGTCGGGTCCACGGTGAGCGGCTGAAGCTGCTGGGCCCCATCGTGATGGGCGTCGgcctcttcatcttcatctgcGCCAACACGCTGCTGTACGAGAACCGCGACTGCGAAACACAGCGCCTGCTGGCCCAGGAGCGCGCCGCCGTGTGCGCCATGGCGCCCGCCCGggacccgcccccgcccccgcgccacGCCCAGCCAGGCCCCGCCCTGGCCCCCGCCGACCTGAACATTCACTGCCTGGGGGAGGCGTCGGGGTtggagtgggcggggtcagaggcCACGCTGCTGcaggttgggggcggggccacgctGCTGACGAAGGCTCTGCATCACCAGGAGTCATCCTCACACTCTGCCTCGCTGCGGTCGCTGCAGTCTGGCTCCTGCAACTCCAGCCAGGCCAACTTTAACGTGCTCACGGGGTCCCCCCTGCGGgacccccgccccacacccctcATCAAACTCAACAactgccccgcccagcccttCTCCCTccagccctccccccctgctTGTGCGGGGGGCGACTGGGGCACCCCAACCCCACCTAGGCGCTCGTACAGTCTGAGCAGCAGGACTAATCCtggccaccccaccccccctttacctcctgcaccccccacccaccctgctgCCCCCGAGTCTCTCAGGAAGGACTTCAGCTCAAACCTGTGCCTGAACCTGGGGGGTCTGAATGCCCCCCCAGGGGACCGGAAGCACCGCAGTTGGCCCCGCCTGGACCGCGGGGGGGCCCGCAGGTACCTGAAGCTGGAGAATAAGGAGGATTCTGTGGACAGGCTGCTGGAGCACCAGGACTCTCAGTGGGGATCCGGGCCTTTCCAGTGACCCTGAGACTGAACTGCCACTatatggaagccattttggtAAGGGCCCTATGTGGAAGCCATTTTGGTAAGGGCCCTGTGTGGAAGTCATTTTGCTAAGGGCCATTTGTGGAAGCTGTGTTGAAGCCATTTTGGTGAGGGCCCTGTGAGGAAGCCATTTTGGTAAGGGCCCTTTTTGGATTGTTGAGAGGGGAAAGTTGTCTTTCACACACCAAGAAGTACTGATTCTGATCTTGGTTCTGCAGAAAGTGAAATCTCatgacttggggggggggggcagctcccAGACCCATACAGACTGAGTCACGCAGAGAGAATGatgagcatgagtgtgtttgtgtgtgtgcgtgaactTTTAATATTATCTTTGTGggaaccaaatgtcctcacaaggatagaaagatgaggaaaatttatctttgtgggggttggggttagggttagggttagggagagAGGTTACGTAATGAATGTAGTCATTGGGAAGTTCTCATAAGGATAGCAGTACgggactgtgtgtatgtgtgtgtgtgtgtgtgtgtcccgcaCTGCGGGTAAATCAGGTCTCTGTGGTGTGTTCACACTGTATCTGagtggctgtgtatgtgtggaggGCCGTCGTCACTGTGAAATAAACTGATTAAAATCCTCTGACTCCCAGAGACACTGTGACAGGTATCGCAGAGACACTGTGACAGGTATCGCAGAGACACTGTAGGCAATGAGAGGCAGTTGAAGGATTCAAACCCGAGCCCTAAAAGCTGCCATGAgaacataattttattgatGGACCAGAGTATACTGCCGACAGGCTGTCCTTGTTTGTTTGCAAACTCTCACCATCTGTTTGgctgtttcccagcatgcaccctGTCTGGGGTATGACATGGCTGCCCCAGGGGAGAGCAGCGCAGACCTTTTCTCTGTTGTGTGATTTAATGCTGTTCTGCTGGTATTAAAAGCAATAGCTCTTTTACTGAAGGACTGATTACTGTGGGGAGCTGGGGAGGAATAAACTGCGTCTAGTCCCATCTCAGCGGCCTGTGCTTCTGTTACTGCTTGGTTCCCTTCCCCAAACTGGCCCAGAGGC
This window of the Anguilla anguilla isolate fAngAng1 chromosome 1, fAngAng1.pri, whole genome shotgun sequence genome carries:
- the LOC118234278 gene encoding transmembrane protein 200B; translated protein: LAPPPPSPSLLAPPPPSPSLLAPPPPSPSLLAPPRRLLHLCWPHRKAAGEGGEAAPRGRLRIRSTPGGFLILGVLVVLVGAAMATAGYWPHRAPRAAVLGQGVAGGVLPAGRVHGERLKLLGPIVMGVGLFIFICANTLLYENRDCETQRLLAQERAAVCAMAPARDPPPPPRHAQPGPALAPADLNIHCLGEASGLEWAGSEATLLQVGGGATLLTKALHHQESSSHSASLRSLQSGSCNSSQANFNVLTGSPLRDPRPTPLIKLNNCPAQPFSLQPSPPACAGGDWGTPTPPRRSYSLSSRTNPGHPTPPLPPAPPTHPAAPESLRKDFSSNLCLNLGGLNAPPGDRKHRSWPRLDRGGARRYLKLENKEDSVDRLLEHQDSQWGSGPFQ